A genomic window from Solanum dulcamara chromosome 11, daSolDulc1.2, whole genome shotgun sequence includes:
- the LOC129875039 gene encoding allantoate deiminase 2, translating to MAAPMTTSFAISHAIMKNSISILSFFLLLSPLFAMANTLSGAENTEGLKYDLFPEILKEEAVARLNELGKVSDANGYLERTFQSPASIRAGNLLRAWMEDAGLKTWVDQMGNVHGRAEGINPSEKALLIGSHLDTVIDAGFFDGSLGIICAISALKALNSSGRLGKLRRPVEVIAFSDEEGVRFQSTFLGSAAIAGILPVSALQVHDKNGVTVQGALRASSIETAEENLLQLTYEPESVWGYVEVHIEQGPVLENVGLPLGSVKGIAGQTRLKVTVRGTQGHAGTVPMNMRQDPMVAAAELIVFLESLCKQPDYYLSYDGQCASSTVESLAGSLVCTVGEISTWPSASNVIPGQVTFTIDVRAMDDTGREAIIYEFSNRLYHMCDRRSVFCSVERKHDANAVVCDPGLSTQLKSASYTALKRITGEDPGDVPVLMSGAGHDAMAMSHLTKVGMLFVRCRGGISHSPAEHVLDDDVWAAGMAVLAFLETLL from the exons ATGGCGGCTCCTATGACTACCTCATTTGCAATTTCTCATGCAATCATGAAGAACTCTATTTCAATCTTatccttctttcttcttctttctcctttGTTCGCCATGGCTAACACATTATCTG GTGCTGAAAATACAGAAGGCTTAAAGTATGATCTGTTCCCTGAAATTCTCAAGGAGGAAGCTGTTGCAAGACTCAATGAGCTTGGAAAG GTAAGTGATGCAAATGGCTACCTAGAAAGGACCTTCCAGAGCCCTGCATCAATCAGAGCAGGAAATCTTCTTCGTGCATGGATGGAAGATGCGGGCTTGAAAAC GTGGGTGGACCAAATGGGCAATGTCCATGGTCGGGCTGAAGGAATTAATCCAAGTGAAAAGGCTTTGTTAATTGGCTCTCATTTG GATACAGTTATTGATGCTGGATTCTTTGATGGCTCTTTGGGCATAATTTGTGCAATATCTGCATTAAAGGCATTGAATTCCTCTGGAAGGTTGGGTAAACTCCGGCGGCCAGTTGAG GTAATTGCATTTAGTGATGAGGAGGGAGTAAGGTTTCAGTCAACCTTCTTGGGCAGTGCAGCTATTGCTGGCATATTACCAGTTTCAGCGTTGCAAGTACATGATAAGAA TGGTGTGACAGTGCAAGGTGCTCTGAGAGCAAGTTCTATAGAGACTGCAGAAGAAAACCTTTTGCAGCTCACATATGAACCAGAATCTGTTTGGGGCTATGTTGAG GTTCACATTGAACAGGGACCTGTACTGGAGAATGTTGGTCTCCCTCTTGGTTCGGTAAAAGGCATTGCAGGGCAGACAAGGTTGAAG GTGACAGTGAGAGGCACACAAGGACATGCTGGGACAGTACCAATGAATATGCGACAGGATCCTATGGTTGCAGCTGCTGAATTAATTGTATTTCTGGAAAGTCTTTGTAAACAACCTGACTATTATCTGTCATATGATGGTCAATGTGCATCTTCAACAGTGGAATCTCTTGCAGGATCTCTGGTCTGTACTGTTGGAGAGATATCAACTTGGCCAAGTGCAAGTAATGTCATTCCAGGCCAG GTGACATTCACCATAGATGTACGTGCAATGGATGACACAGGACGAGAAGCTATAATTTATGAGTTCTCCAATAGACTCTACCATATGTGTGATAGGCGTTCCGTCTTCTGTAGCGTTGAGAGAAAG CATGATGCAAATGCTGTGGTTTGCGATCCTGGCCTGAGTACACAGCTAAAATCTGCATCTTATACTGCTTTGAAAAGAATTACTGGTGAGGATCCAGGTGATGTTCCTGTACTGATGAGTGGAGCAGGACATGATGCAATGGCCATGTCTCATCTAACCAAG GTGGGAATGCTATTTGTGCGTTGTCGTGGAGGCATCAGCCATTCTCCTGCAGAACATGTATTGGATGATGATGTTTGGGCTGCTGGAATGGCAGTCCTTGCATTTTTGGAGACACTCTTGTAA